In the Dolichospermum flos-aquae CCAP 1403/13F genome, GTAGTTAATCCTTCGTGTATTCAATATCTTCGCCAATTTACCAAATATAAGTATGAAAGTCAATAAAATCGTTACGATGTGATACCTATAGCTGGCTCCCAAATTATTCCACTGAGTATTGCCGCTAACTTATATCGCTAAATAACATTAACATTTTAGCAACTTCCGTACATTTGAATACGATAACATTGTATTCGGCATATTTACTATTCAGGATTTCCCAAAAATGTCACAAAAGCCAGGTAAAAAAATTGCACCTATCCCCATGTCTAACAATGTTAGCGTGGTTGACTTGATTGATACCTATTTTACCGCTTACAATTCAGCCCGGTTGCGGGAAGCCTGTCAACTGCTGACAAAGGAAGTGTTTCAAGAGGGTGTAACTGTGGGCGTTAGCCTTTCCGGCGCAATGACACCAGCAGGTTTTGGCGTTTCCGCCCTCGCGCCCCTAATTCGTAATGGTTTTATTGACTGGATGATTAGCACTGGTGCGAATCTTTACCATGATATGCACTATGGTTTAGGGTTTGAACTATTTGCCGGTAGTCCTTTTTTAGATGATGTCAAATTGCGGGAAGAGGGGACAATCAGAATTTATGACATTGTTTTTGGTTATGATGTACTGCTAGAAACGGACGCTTTTATTCGCAAAGTTCTCCAAGCTGAACCTTTCCAAAAACGCATGGGAACGGCTGAATTTCATCATTTGCTGGGTAAGTGCGTGTGGGAAATCGAAAAGCAATTGGGTGTCAAAAATTCCTGCTTATTGGCGACAGCCTATGAATGTGGCGTACCTATTTATACTTCTTCTCCTGGAGATAGTTCCATCGGGATGAATGTGGCTGCTTTGGCTTTAGAAGGTTCAAAGCTGGTAATAGATCCTTCTATTGATGTCAACGAAACCGCAGCGATTGTCTATGGGGCGCGAGAAAACGACGGTACAAGTGCGGCGGTAATTATTGGTGGTGGTAGTCCTAAAAACTTTTTATTACAAACACAACCGCAACTTCACGAGGTTTTAGGATTGGAAGAACGGGGACATGATTTCTTTATTCAGTTTACTGATGCCCGTCCTGATACCGGTGGTTTGTCTGGGGCGACTCCTGCTGAAGCTGTGAGTTGGGGTAAAATTGACCCCGATGAGTTACCTAGCGCTATTGTTTGTTATACCGATAGTACAATTGCTTTGCCTTTGGTAACAGCATACACTCTCAATCAATGTCCACCACGCCCCCTGAAGCGGCTGTATGATGGACGTGAAGCTTTATTAGATACTTTGCAAAAAGATTATTTAGCAGCTAAAGATCAGCCTGTGAGTGAGGGTAGTCAGGAAAAAACAGCTACTTATCCTTGCGGTACACCTGTGAAAGGTTAGGGTTTTACTATAATACTGTGGGCGATAGCTAATCAAGCTGAATCGCCCCTAGATTTATTCATCAAATGTCTATTTACTACTTTGCTGTTTGATTGCAAGTTTTCACTACTTCGATATCTAACTCAAATATCCGAGCAATTTGTTCTAGTTCAGAACAATATTTATTTTTCCTCTTGATTCACTAAATAATCAGGATCAAGAATTTGAGAAATACTATAGGGATTTTCACTAGGAAAAGTTGTATCAGGTAAATTAGTTTCCTGAATGGCTAAATCTATACCATCTTGATAAGCAGAAATCATTGCTTCTGATAGATAGGATTTTAGACTGGGGTTTTCTTCAAGAAGTTCTTTAATACGACGACGTTGTTCTCTAATTGTAGCTTTCCAACTATTACTACGTTTATTACTTTGATACTCCCACTTTAGTAAATGTCCAATTAAAATCCCTAGTCGGTTTCTTAATTCTTGCTTTTCTCGCTTACCCAAAGATTCAATTTCCTCTATTAAATTTAAAATATCAAGTTGATTTAGTTGTCCTTGCTTTAATAGTTTTGCCTGTTCTAAAGTCCAAGCATAAAAATCTGTTTCATACAGTTGTGAGGTCATAATTTATATATCTCCTTCTATAAATTTGAGCTAATTTATATAGCTTCTCATCACTCCTACATCTAGTATAACAGTTAATTTATTTCATTGGTTTTAGCTTCATTAGCATAATAAGGAATAATTGCATCATTCTTAGGAAAGTTCTTATATACAAAATAAATCAGGAAGGGAGCAGATATAGATATCAGAAAAACTAGTTGACCTAATAATGGTTGAACCGAATTTTGATACTCTTGTAGTGAAATAAATGCAATTCTTTCGATTTCTGATTTACTAAAATAATTTATAGTTGTGAATATCATCCAGAAGGTATTATAAAAAAAGTGGCAAAATATTGGAGCTAGTAAGTTTCTTGTTTTCAAATACAAAATTGACAGAATAATACCCATCAAAGATAAGTTAATAATATCAAATCGAAAATGAATAACTGCAAATAGAAAAGAAGAAGTTAAAATTCCTGCTTTTACCCCCCATTTAATGGCCCATTTTTGTAATATTATTCCCCGGAACAGAAATTCTTCAGTTACAGGCGCTAAAAGCATAACTGAAAAGCCTGTGAATATAAGTTCCCAAATATTCGTAATATTATTATTATTAATATAATATTCTACATAATGTGGTAAAATGAAGGATAATACATATAAACTTAAAAAAACAAATCCTGTGGAAAAAGCGCACATAAGAACAGTAATTGAAATTATTTTCCAATTATATTTATTTTTGTAACCAATAATTTTATTAAAAATAAACTCCGTTGTTGGGAATTGTGTCAATAAAATAAATAACCAACCAACATAAATAATTATACCTATTACTGAACCAATACCAGTATTTTTAAGCAAAGTAGAAAGGCTTAAATTATTCAATAAGCTAAAAATCCCTACTATCAAAATACATAAAACTGGTAGTGAAATAAACAAAGTTAATAACAACTCTGGAATATTAATTTTTTTAAATGGGTCATATGGCAAACTTTCATCCTCTAAAGAGGCGACATTTTTATTGGCAGGAATAAGTAATAAAATTGATAAGCCAAATATACCTAATAAACCTAACCATCCCCAATTAGACACATACCCTTTACTTTTAATATAAAGCCCACAACCTTTAACAAAAAATCCATATCCTACTAAAAAAAATCCTAAAATTAACAAAAATATTAATGGATTCAAAATCGGACTTAAACTCTTTAAATATTCCTCAAATATTGCCAAAAATATTGAAAGTATAATCAATGGAGCAAATTGTATAGTAAATCCTAGCAAAATTACATTGATAGCTTTTTCTTTGTTAATTGTCATAAGTTATTCTCTCTAATTGCTCAAATTTTATTGATGTTATCTTTACCTTTGTAAAATTTTCATCATCACAATCAGGATTTACTAGATTTGAGGATTAACAGGATTGAGTGTGAATGAACTACTATTTAATCCTGTAAATCCTTAAATCCTGAGCATCCTGATTCAGACAATTTTCAGATTATTACTTCCCAAACACAGTAGTTAGAGAACGGGCAATATTTTTCGGCTGCATTGCGTCCATTGCTGCTGTCGGTTCATAACCACAATGCACCATACAATCAGTACATTTAGGATTACCACTAGCACTGCCATATTGACTCCAATCAGTCTTATCCAACAACTCCTGAAAGGTTGCATAGTAACCTTCATTCAACAAATAACAAGGTTTTTGCCAACCGAGAACACTGTAACTAGGGCTACCCCAAGGAGTACATTCATAATCCTTCTCACCAATGAGAAAATCTAAGAATAGAGGGTTGTGATTGAAGTTCCAATTCTTCTTTCCAGATGTGTAAGGTGAGAGAATTTCTCTAAATAATGCGCGGGTTTGTTCTTTTTGCAGAAAATGATCTTGATCTGGAGCCCATTCGTAACTGTAACCAGGAGAAATCATCATCCCGTCAGTACCCAATGTTTCCAGAAAATCGAAGAATCCCTGCATTTCTTGGATATCGCAACCTTCAAAAATGGTTGTGTTGGTAGCGACACGAAAACCCTTAGCTTTAGCCGCGCGAATCGCTTGGATAGCAGTATCAAAAACGCCTTTTCTGTCTACACATTTATCATGCCATTCCCGCATTCCATCTAAATGGACACTAAAAGTTAGATAAGGAGAAGGCTTAAACTTATCAAGACTCTTTTCTAGTAATAAACCATTAGTACACAAGTAAATATATTTCTTGCGTTTAATTAAACCCTCAACAATTTCACCTATTTGGGGATGTAGTAAAGGTTCTCCACCGGGAATAGAAACCACTGGTGCGCCACATTCTTCCGCTGCCGTAAAACACTGTTCTGGGGTAAGATTTTGCTTGAGTATTTCTACAGGATGCTGGATTTTACCGCAACCAGTACAAGCTAAATTACACCGAAACAGCGGTTCTAACATCAAGACCAGGGGAAAGCGTTTCCGTCCTAATAACCGTTGTGTAACTAAATACTTACCAATATCTATTGCTTGTTGTAAATTAATTGCCATTTAATCGTTCTCCTCTTTTAATTACACCACAGGTTGAATTGAAAAATCATTATTTGGGTTTAGCATTGCTAAACCCCTACAAAATCAGAGGTAAAATAATGAACTTTCACTTTCACCTAATTTACATAACCTTGAGCTAT is a window encoding:
- a CDS encoding CPBP family intramembrane glutamic endopeptidase — its product is MTINKEKAINVILLGFTIQFAPLIILSIFLAIFEEYLKSLSPILNPLIFLLILGFFLVGYGFFVKGCGLYIKSKGYVSNWGWLGLLGIFGLSILLLIPANKNVASLEDESLPYDPFKKINIPELLLTLFISLPVLCILIVGIFSLLNNLSLSTLLKNTGIGSVIGIIIYVGWLFILLTQFPTTEFIFNKIIGYKNKYNWKIISITVLMCAFSTGFVFLSLYVLSFILPHYVEYYINNNNITNIWELIFTGFSVMLLAPVTEEFLFRGIILQKWAIKWGVKAGILTSSFLFAVIHFRFDIINLSLMGIILSILYLKTRNLLAPIFCHFFYNTFWMIFTTINYFSKSEIERIAFISLQEYQNSVQPLLGQLVFLISISAPFLIYFVYKNFPKNDAIIPYYANEAKTNEIN
- a CDS encoding DUF29 domain-containing protein, with amino-acid sequence MTSQLYETDFYAWTLEQAKLLKQGQLNQLDILNLIEEIESLGKREKQELRNRLGILIGHLLKWEYQSNKRSNSWKATIREQRRRIKELLEENPSLKSYLSEAMISAYQDGIDLAIQETNLPDTTFPSENPYSISQILDPDYLVNQEEK
- the hpnH gene encoding adenosyl-hopene transferase HpnH, yielding MAINLQQAIDIGKYLVTQRLLGRKRFPLVLMLEPLFRCNLACTGCGKIQHPVEILKQNLTPEQCFTAAEECGAPVVSIPGGEPLLHPQIGEIVEGLIKRKKYIYLCTNGLLLEKSLDKFKPSPYLTFSVHLDGMREWHDKCVDRKGVFDTAIQAIRAAKAKGFRVATNTTIFEGCDIQEMQGFFDFLETLGTDGMMISPGYSYEWAPDQDHFLQKEQTRALFREILSPYTSGKKNWNFNHNPLFLDFLIGEKDYECTPWGSPSYSVLGWQKPCYLLNEGYYATFQELLDKTDWSQYGSASGNPKCTDCMVHCGYEPTAAMDAMQPKNIARSLTTVFGK
- a CDS encoding homospermidine biosynthesis protein gives rise to the protein MSQKPGKKIAPIPMSNNVSVVDLIDTYFTAYNSARLREACQLLTKEVFQEGVTVGVSLSGAMTPAGFGVSALAPLIRNGFIDWMISTGANLYHDMHYGLGFELFAGSPFLDDVKLREEGTIRIYDIVFGYDVLLETDAFIRKVLQAEPFQKRMGTAEFHHLLGKCVWEIEKQLGVKNSCLLATAYECGVPIYTSSPGDSSIGMNVAALALEGSKLVIDPSIDVNETAAIVYGARENDGTSAAVIIGGGSPKNFLLQTQPQLHEVLGLEERGHDFFIQFTDARPDTGGLSGATPAEAVSWGKIDPDELPSAIVCYTDSTIALPLVTAYTLNQCPPRPLKRLYDGREALLDTLQKDYLAAKDQPVSEGSQEKTATYPCGTPVKG